Proteins encoded within one genomic window of Mycolicibacterium monacense:
- the murD gene encoding UDP-N-acetylmuramoyl-L-alanine--D-glutamate ligase: MARAVVEPLTPGARVLITGAGLTGRSVSAVLEPTGVRLTICDDDPLALQRLITPAAVVTTGEAVAGIADYALVVTSPGFPPTAPVLSAAAAAGVPIWGDVELAWRLDRAGWFGPPRRWLVVTGTNGKTTTTSMLYAILRAADRRVMLCGNIGNPVLDVLGESPRTRGDEEPELLAVELSSFQLHWAPSLRPDAGVVLNVAEDHLDWHGSMTAYARDKARALDGRVAVAGLDDPVAAELLTTAAAPVRVGFRLGPPGAGELGVHDGWLVDNAFADGLRLARADDIRVAGPVGVLNALAAAALARAVDVPAEAVAAALASFEVGRHRAEVVAVSGGVTWVDDSKATNPHAARASIAAYPRVVWIAGGLLKGVSVDALVAEVADRLTGVVLIGRDRAVVAEALSRHAPDVPVVELVTGEDSGVHGTTESAVNHVTRVIDTGGRPLPDAVMRAAVDAARHLARPGDAVLLAPAGASFDQFSGYTQRGDAFAAAVRADLG; encoded by the coding sequence GTGGCCCGCGCAGTCGTCGAACCGCTGACCCCGGGCGCCCGGGTGCTGATCACCGGCGCCGGGCTGACCGGGCGGTCGGTCAGCGCGGTGCTCGAGCCGACCGGTGTGCGGTTGACCATCTGCGACGACGACCCGCTGGCGCTGCAGCGGCTGATCACCCCCGCCGCGGTCGTCACCACCGGTGAGGCGGTGGCCGGGATCGCCGACTACGCCCTTGTCGTCACCAGCCCCGGATTCCCCCCGACCGCACCGGTGCTGTCCGCGGCCGCGGCCGCCGGGGTGCCGATCTGGGGTGACGTGGAGCTGGCGTGGCGGCTGGACCGGGCGGGCTGGTTCGGGCCGCCGCGGCGCTGGCTGGTGGTCACCGGCACCAACGGCAAGACGACCACCACCTCGATGCTCTACGCGATCCTGCGCGCCGCGGACCGCCGGGTGATGCTGTGCGGCAACATCGGCAACCCCGTCCTCGACGTGCTCGGTGAGTCACCGCGGACGCGAGGAGATGAGGAACCCGAACTGCTGGCGGTCGAGCTCTCGAGCTTCCAGCTCCATTGGGCGCCGTCGCTGCGCCCGGACGCGGGTGTGGTGCTCAACGTCGCCGAGGACCATCTGGACTGGCACGGGTCGATGACGGCCTACGCCCGCGACAAGGCCAGGGCGCTCGACGGCCGGGTGGCCGTGGCAGGTCTCGACGATCCGGTGGCGGCCGAGTTGCTCACGACCGCCGCGGCGCCGGTGCGGGTGGGCTTCCGGCTGGGTCCGCCGGGGGCCGGTGAACTGGGCGTCCACGATGGGTGGCTGGTCGACAACGCGTTCGCCGACGGCCTTCGGCTGGCGCGCGCCGACGACATCCGGGTGGCCGGACCGGTCGGGGTGCTCAACGCGCTGGCGGCGGCCGCGCTGGCCCGCGCGGTCGACGTACCGGCCGAGGCGGTGGCCGCGGCGCTGGCCTCGTTCGAGGTGGGCCGGCACCGCGCCGAAGTGGTCGCGGTCTCCGGCGGCGTCACCTGGGTCGACGACTCGAAGGCCACCAATCCGCATGCCGCCCGCGCCTCGATCGCGGCGTATCCGCGGGTGGTGTGGATCGCCGGCGGACTGCTCAAGGGCGTGTCGGTCGATGCGCTCGTCGCCGAGGTCGCCGACCGGCTCACCGGGGTGGTGCTGATCGGCCGCGACCGCGCGGTGGTCGCCGAGGCGTTATCGCGACACGCGCCGGATGTCCCCGTCGTCGAGCTTGTGACGGGGGAGGATTCTGGGGTGCATGGGACAACTGAGTCAGCTGTGAATCATGTGACTCGTGTGATCGACACGGGAGGGCGGCCGCTACCCGATGCGGTGATGCGGGCGGCGGTCGACGCCGCGCGCCACCTCGCCCGCC